One genomic segment of Tiliqua scincoides isolate rTilSci1 chromosome 6, rTilSci1.hap2, whole genome shotgun sequence includes these proteins:
- the LSM6 gene encoding U6 snRNA-associated Sm-like protein LSm6, with translation MSLRKQTPSDFLKQIIGRPVVVKLNSGVDYRGVLACLDGYMNIALEQTEEYVNGQLKNKYGDAFIRGNNVLYISTQKRRM, from the exons ATGAGTCTGCGGAAACAAACCCCAAGTGATTTTTTGAAACAAATTATAGGAAGGCCAGTTGTTGTAAAGTTAAATTCTGGAGTTGATTATCGAG GTGTTCTGGCTTGCCTAGATGGGTACATGAACATAGCACTGGAACAGACTGAAGAGTATGTAAATGGGCAGTTGAAGAATAAATACGGAGATGCCTTTATACGAGGCAACAATG tTTTGTATATAAGTACACAGAAGAGGAGAATGTGA
- the REELD1 gene encoding reelin domain-containing protein 1 — translation MCPKVEDEMKVQALSAVWAFTSLCLVSYAAAFSHGASLSACINMRPKHIRANLQNPQNHYITIHTNTSFFPGEKVPVTVRSTRDFMGFMLQARRVSNDQIAGTFVYIPPGSKLLTCFEDGDTVTHSDKSLKRNLSFVWKAPDQPIGDIKFFLSVVQSYFVYWARIESSTVSQQKQNGSTADSSIAASTIKPTTLQESTDLKGEFTADKEGSTPYITLTQFAKLTHLTQVAATLNSDPTYSGGQVSESPNDGNLLSESLAESSTSLAISQSGGRQANGSGTESDLTLEPSLQFQNLSFKAAQDSSSNRTENSSSGAKSLVCLTCKASVEEVSVITNIGTSRSVLPITASVVVHLWGTQLLSGIGSMSEYVHSEEDVDVAHSLSADAMQLVEKQSATQKVPANFLPQAELTAHGQEKEDTSGNAVLKVTRAIPKAAVSGKGGQKPGQDSRLVAAQLSVLLGGSAVLGMVLAIGLRCIHSQYCHKRTEVSFSEPDNNVIALRESGEMMHFRKIRENSFVLVQAEYNWISPSGSGKKAVI, via the exons ATGTGCCCGAAG GTCGAGGATGAGATGAAAGTCCAAGCACTCTCTGCTGTGTGGGCATTTACAAGCCTCTGCTTGGTTTCCTATGCTGCTGCGTTCTCCCATGGTGCCAGTCTTTCAGCATGTATTAACATGAGACCCAAACATATCAGAGCAAATCTTCAGAATCCACAAAATCACTACATTACCATCCATACCAATACATCCTTTTTTCCAGGTGAAAAAGTACCAG TCACAGTGAGGAGTACACGTGATTTCATGGGCTTTATGCTTCAGGCTCGCAGGGTGTCAAACGATCAAATTGCTGGTACTTTTGTTTACATTCCTCCTGGCTCCAAACTGCTGACTTGTTTTGAAGATGGTGATACAGTCACCCACTCAGACAAATCACTGAAGAGAAATCTATCCTTTGTGTGGAAGGCACCAGATCAGCCCATTGGAGACATCAAGTTCTT TCTATCTGTAGTCCAGTCGTACTTTGTTTACTGGGCAAGAATTGAATCTTCTACAGTAtctcaacaaaaacaaaatggaagcaCTGCTGACAGCAGTATAGCTGCCAGTACTATAAAGCCAACCACTCTTCAGGAGTCAACTGATCTAAAAGGAGAATTTACTGCAGACAAAG AAGGTTCTACTCCTTATATCACCTTAACtcagtttgcaaaactgacacaCCTGACTCAGGTTGCAGCAACACTGAATTCGGATCCAACTTACAGTGGAGGTCAAGTCTCTGAGAGCCCCAACGATGGAAATCTTCTGTCTGAATCCCTTGCAGAGTCTAGCACTTCACTTGCCATCAGTCAAAGTGGAGGAAGGCAAGCAAATGGCAGTGGCACAGAGAGTGACCTAACACTGGAACCATCACTTCAGTTCCAGAACCTCAGTTTCAAAGCAGCACaagactcttcctccaacag GACAGAAAATTCTTCAAGTGGTGCTAAATCACTGGTGTGTTTGACTTGTAAGGCAAGTGTGGAG gaggtctctgtgataaCCAACATAGGCACAAGCAGGTCAGTGCTACCCATTACAGCTTCCGTTGTGGTCCACCTTTGGGGCACTCAACTGCTTTCAGGCATTGGATCCATGTCAGAATATGTGCACAGCGAAGAGGATGTGGATGTTGCCCACAGTTTATCAGCAGATGCCATGCAattggtggagaagcagtcagcAACACAGAAAGTTCCAGCAAACTTTCTTCCGCAGGCAGAACTTACAGCGCATGGACAGGAAAAAGAGGATACTTCTGGGAATGCAGTCCTGAAGGTCACAAGAGCGATACCCAAAGCTGCTGTTTCTGGAAAGGGGGGACAAAAGCCAGGCCAAGACTCGCGACTTGTAGCAGCTCAGCTCAGTGTTCTCCTGGGTGGTTCAGCTGTCCTTGGCATGGTACTTGCTATTGGTTTGCGCTGCATCCATTCCCAGTATTGTCACAAGCGCACAGAAGTGTCCTTTAGTGAACCTGACAACAATGTCATTGCGCTCAGAGAGAGTGGGGAAATGATGCATTTCAGAAAGATACGAGAGAACAGCTTTGTCTTGGTACAGGCAGAGTACAACTGGATCAGCCCATCGGGCAGTGGGAAAAAAGCTGTCATCTAG